Proteins encoded together in one Ciona intestinalis chromosome 3, KH, whole genome shotgun sequence window:
- the LOC100186424 gene encoding structure-specific endonuclease subunit slx1-like produces MVVAIDNFFGCYLLYSRNSKYKGRTYIGFTVNPERRISQHNAGASKGGAYRTSGRGPWDMTMIVHGFPSDIAALRFEWAWQNPKRSRRLKHITCKTRKESMFQYRIRIMSNMLTQTPWKKLPLTVQWLKQEYAVDLTPLPPNHMPIMYGPVSAKVKKHKINKIKNQLKTPCLSQQNVPTTSNCDSNLINTEILNSSLDEDCMSLIDRLSHKSMAKQSKSCLTSSTCCTLCNVSLPVNVENAPSILKCPNESCNMASHLLCLAKHFLSNKFDQLLPVDGYCPSCNDSLLWGALIRQSNGFHSYLKMHSQIC; encoded by the coding sequence ATGGTTGTTGctattgataatttttttggttgcTATTTACTGTACAGTAGAAACTCAAAGTATAAAGGAAGGACCTATATTGGATTTACAGTGAACCCAGAACGAAGAATTTCTCAACATAATGCTGGTGCAAGTAAAGGTGGTGCTTACCGTACCAGTGGTAGAGGACCATGGGATATGACGATGATTGTGCACGGTTTCCCTTCTGATATTGCAGCATTAAGGTTTGAATGGGCTTGGCAAAATCCAAAAAGATCTCGCCGCCTGAAGCATATTACATGTAAAACTCGAAAGGAATCCATGTTTCAATATCGAATAAGAATCATGTCAAATATGTTAACACAAACACCTTGGAAGAAGCTGCCCCTCACTGTTCAATGGTTGAAACAGGAATATGCCGTTGATTTGACTCCACTCCCACCTAATCATATGCCCATCATGTATGGCCCAGTATCTgccaaagtaaaaaaacataagataaataaaattaaaaaccagcTGAAAACACCATGTCTTTCACAACAAAATGTCCCGACTACTAGCAATTGTGACTCAAATTTGATTAATACTGAAATCCTTAATAGCAGTTTAGATGAAGATTGTATGTCACTCATTGATCGTCTTTCTCATAAATCTATGGCCAAGCAATCAAAATCGTGTCTCACGAGTAGCACATGTTGCACATTGTGTAATGTTTCTTTACCTGTCAATGTGGAAAACGCACCATCTATTCTTAAGTGCCCAAATGAAAGTTGCAATATGGCATCACATTTGTTATGTCTTGCAAAGCATTTTTTATCGAATAAGTTTGACCAATTGTTGCCTGTTGATGGTTATTGTCCATCTTGCAATGATTCTTTACTGTGGGGAGCTTTAATTAGGCAATCCAATGGTTTTcatagttatttaaaaatgcattcTCAGATTTGTTAa